In a genomic window of Mycolicibacillus parakoreensis:
- a CDS encoding Fur family transcriptional regulator translates to MTRMRSTRQRTAISELLETIDEFRSAQELHDELRRRGETIGLTTVYRTMQSMAADGLVDTLRTDTGESVYRLCSEHHHHHLLCRHCGATIEVGAHDVETWAAKVAAEHGFTEVSHSIEIFGRCADCRT, encoded by the coding sequence ATGACCCGAATGCGGTCCACTCGCCAGCGCACCGCGATCTCCGAACTACTGGAAACCATCGACGAGTTCCGTTCCGCCCAGGAGTTGCACGATGAGCTGCGCCGACGCGGCGAGACGATCGGGCTGACCACCGTGTACCGCACCATGCAGTCGATGGCCGCCGACGGCCTCGTCGACACGTTGCGCACCGACACCGGCGAATCGGTGTATCGGCTCTGCTCGGAGCACCACCACCACCATCTGCTGTGCCGGCACTGCGGGGCGACGATCGAGGTGGGCGCCCACGACGTGGAGACCTGGGCCGCCAAAGTCGCCGCCGAACACGGGTTCACCGAGGTCAGCCACAGCATCGAGATCTTCGGCCGCTGCGCGGACTGCCGCACCTGA
- a CDS encoding ArsR/SmtB family transcription factor: MPTTTDRPVDAPDSAIGAEHQHTSTPIPAPPPREVLDAAGELLRALAAPVRIAIVLQLQESQRCVHELVNALGVPQPLVSQHLRILKAAGVVVGERSGREVLYRLADHHLAHIVVDAVAHAAEDPT; the protein is encoded by the coding sequence CCACCGACCGGCCGGTCGACGCTCCCGACAGCGCCATCGGCGCGGAGCACCAACACACCAGCACCCCGATACCGGCCCCGCCGCCGCGCGAGGTGCTCGATGCGGCCGGGGAACTGCTGCGGGCGTTGGCCGCCCCGGTGCGCATCGCGATCGTGTTGCAACTGCAGGAGTCGCAGCGCTGCGTGCACGAGCTGGTCAACGCTCTCGGGGTGCCCCAGCCGCTGGTCAGCCAGCACCTGCGGATCCTCAAGGCCGCCGGCGTGGTGGTCGGGGAACGCTCCGGTCGCGAGGTGCTCTACCGGCTGGCCGACCATCACCTCGCCCACATCGTCGTCGACGCGGTCGCCCACGCCGCCGAGGATCCGACATGA